A portion of the Pseudomonas koreensis genome contains these proteins:
- the amn gene encoding AMP nucleosidase gives MKLCKSEHRKLIVTEAFIVVQTAEQAVDRLAELHERATTALNSALKRYLKDRVEPDAEQRALFRYPELRLTYHCQGEVPQTTRAYAKVQLPGTYSVTVTHPAAFRKYLLEQLTPLMHDFTVTVEVGVSQQNIPYPYVVEQGDELAGSGVTAAVLARVFPSTDLSAATDGIADGLYDWENTDPLPLALFDAARVDFSLRRLVHYTGSDWRHVQPWILLTNYHRYVDQFIVHGLEQLRNDPRFVRMVLPGNVIIEKSMDHGEASAIAAGVVWHRYQMPAYHLIANDGHGVTLVNIGVGPSNAKNITDHLAVLRPHCWLMIGHCGGLRQSQTIGDYVLAHAYMRRDGILDRVVPPNIPIPALAEVQLALQQAAANVTGEKGDDLKKRLRTGTVLTYDDRNWELRWAQERPLINLSRAVAVDMESGTIAAQGYRLRVPYGTLLCVSDKPLHSEIKLPGSANAFYERAVSQHLKIGIEAVDLLRTELNSLHSRKLRSFDEPPFR, from the coding sequence ATGAAGCTCTGCAAGTCAGAACACAGGAAGCTGATCGTGACCGAAGCGTTTATTGTCGTTCAAACCGCCGAACAAGCCGTGGATCGTCTGGCCGAGCTGCATGAGCGGGCCACCACTGCGCTGAATTCAGCGCTCAAGCGTTACCTCAAGGACCGCGTCGAACCCGACGCCGAACAGCGTGCCCTGTTTCGCTATCCCGAACTGCGTCTGACCTACCACTGCCAGGGCGAAGTGCCGCAGACCACCCGCGCTTACGCCAAGGTGCAGTTGCCGGGCACTTACAGCGTCACCGTCACCCACCCGGCGGCGTTTCGCAAATACCTGCTCGAACAACTGACGCCGTTGATGCACGACTTCACCGTGACCGTCGAAGTCGGCGTCAGCCAGCAGAACATTCCGTATCCGTATGTGGTCGAGCAGGGTGATGAACTGGCCGGTTCCGGCGTCACCGCGGCGGTGCTGGCGCGGGTGTTCCCGAGTACCGATCTGTCCGCCGCCACTGATGGCATTGCCGACGGTCTCTACGACTGGGAAAACACCGATCCGCTGCCGCTGGCACTGTTCGATGCCGCGCGCGTGGACTTTTCCCTGCGCCGTCTGGTGCATTACACCGGCAGTGACTGGCGTCATGTGCAGCCGTGGATTCTGCTGACCAACTATCACCGCTACGTCGACCAGTTCATCGTCCATGGCCTGGAGCAACTGCGCAACGACCCGCGGTTCGTGCGCATGGTTTTGCCGGGCAACGTGATCATCGAGAAGAGCATGGATCACGGCGAAGCGTCAGCCATCGCCGCCGGTGTGGTCTGGCACCGTTACCAGATGCCGGCCTATCACCTGATCGCCAATGATGGCCACGGCGTCACGCTGGTGAATATCGGCGTCGGCCCGTCCAACGCCAAGAACATCACCGATCACCTGGCTGTGCTGCGTCCGCATTGCTGGCTGATGATCGGCCATTGCGGCGGTCTGCGTCAGTCGCAGACCATCGGCGACTACGTGCTGGCCCACGCTTATATGCGCCGCGACGGCATTCTCGACCGCGTGGTGCCGCCAAATATTCCGATCCCGGCACTGGCCGAAGTGCAGCTTGCCCTGCAACAGGCAGCAGCGAACGTCACCGGCGAGAAGGGCGACGACCTGAAGAAACGCCTGCGCACCGGCACGGTTCTGACCTATGACGACCGTAACTGGGAACTGCGCTGGGCTCAGGAACGACCGCTGATCAACCTGTCCCGCGCGGTCGCAGTGGACATGGAAAGCGGCACGATCGCAGCGCAAGGTTATCGCTTGCGGGTGCCGTACGGCACGCTGCTCTGCGTCTCGGACAAACCACTGCACAGCGAAATCAAACTGCCGGGCTCGGCCAACGCCTTCTATGAACGCGCGGTCAGCCAGCATTTGAAGATCGGTATCGAAGCGGTGGACCTGCTGCGCACCGAGCTCAACTCGCTGCACTCGCGCAAACTGCGCAGCTTCGACGAACCGCCGTTCCGTTAA
- a CDS encoding acyl-CoA dehydrogenase family protein, with protein sequence MNLHQFAETHEVTNQPPSLDGTNLYRIDLPLQEWSRRFGAGWAESRIDAYGALAGGPLMEAGFLANQNKPVFASHDRYGHRIDLVEFHPAYHELMRTAIEHGLTSLPWARPQDGAHVARASMTYLHSQAEAGSGCPLTMTFASVPALRLQPDLAEQWLPKVLATEYDPRNVGMAHKAGVTIGMAMTEKQGGTDVRANTTKAYPVGASGPGQAYELVGHKWFCSAPMCDAFLTLAQTDKGLSCFLLPRHRPDDTRNQFYIQRLKNKLGNQSNASSEVEFRGALAWMIGEEGRGVPTIIEMVAMTRFDCMVGSSSLMRQALTQASHHCAHRKVGGKLLSEQPLMQNVLADLALESEAALALSLRMGKALDHLDDRHEAQFARLVTAVGKYWICKRAPGMINEAAECMGGAGYVEDSILPRLYREAPVNSTWEGSGNVQCLDVLRALSKEPGVLDVLFSELGDGHGDKRLAAHIQQLQAQFKDTSDIQYRARQLTEDIALGLQAKLLLEAGNSTVSDAFIASRLSGGGRVYGALPRGLDVEAIVARSTPQHF encoded by the coding sequence ATGAACCTGCATCAGTTCGCCGAAACCCACGAAGTCACCAATCAGCCGCCGTCGCTGGACGGCACCAATCTGTACCGCATCGACCTGCCGCTGCAGGAGTGGTCGCGGCGTTTTGGCGCCGGTTGGGCCGAGTCGCGGATCGATGCCTATGGCGCACTGGCGGGCGGGCCGCTGATGGAGGCGGGGTTTCTCGCCAATCAGAACAAACCGGTATTTGCCAGCCATGACCGCTACGGTCATCGCATCGATCTCGTCGAATTTCATCCGGCTTATCACGAGCTCATGCGTACCGCGATCGAACATGGCCTGACCTCGCTGCCCTGGGCACGCCCGCAGGACGGCGCACATGTTGCCCGCGCGTCGATGACCTATCTGCATAGCCAGGCTGAAGCGGGCAGTGGGTGCCCGTTGACCATGACCTTCGCCAGCGTGCCGGCCCTGCGCTTGCAGCCGGACCTGGCTGAACAGTGGCTGCCGAAAGTCCTCGCCACCGAATACGATCCGCGCAATGTCGGCATGGCGCACAAGGCCGGCGTGACCATCGGCATGGCGATGACCGAGAAACAGGGCGGCACCGACGTTCGCGCCAACACCACCAAGGCTTATCCGGTCGGCGCCAGCGGCCCGGGACAGGCGTACGAACTGGTCGGGCACAAGTGGTTCTGCTCGGCGCCGATGTGCGATGCCTTCCTCACGCTGGCGCAGACCGACAAGGGCTTGAGCTGCTTCCTGCTGCCACGCCATCGCCCGGACGACACGCGCAATCAGTTCTACATCCAGCGTTTGAAAAACAAACTCGGCAACCAGTCCAATGCCTCCAGCGAAGTGGAATTTCGTGGTGCACTGGCGTGGATGATCGGCGAAGAAGGGCGCGGTGTGCCGACCATTATCGAGATGGTGGCGATGACCCGCTTCGATTGCATGGTCGGCTCCAGCTCGCTGATGCGCCAGGCGCTGACCCAGGCCAGCCATCACTGCGCGCACCGTAAGGTCGGCGGCAAATTGCTCAGCGAGCAGCCGCTGATGCAAAACGTGCTGGCCGATCTGGCGCTGGAAAGCGAAGCGGCGCTGGCTTTGAGTCTGCGCATGGGCAAGGCACTCGATCATCTCGATGATCGCCATGAAGCGCAATTTGCGCGGCTGGTGACAGCGGTGGGTAAATACTGGATCTGCAAACGTGCGCCAGGAATGATCAACGAAGCCGCCGAATGCATGGGCGGCGCCGGCTATGTCGAGGACAGCATCCTGCCGCGCCTGTATCGCGAAGCGCCGGTGAATTCGACCTGGGAAGGTTCGGGAAATGTGCAGTGTCTGGACGTGCTGCGCGCATTGTCGAAAGAGCCGGGCGTGCTCGATGTGCTGTTCAGCGAACTGGGCGACGGCCATGGCGACAAGCGTCTGGCCGCGCATATTCAGCAGTTGCAGGCGCAATTCAAGGACACCAGTGATATTCAGTATCGGGCGCGGCAATTGACCGAGGACATCGCGCTTGGGTTGCAGGCCAAGCTTCTGTTGGAGGCGGGGAATTCAACCGTCAGTGATGCCTTCATTGCCAGCCGCTTGAGTGGTGGTGGTCGCGTCTACGGCGCATTGCCGCGCGGACTGGACGTCGAAGCCATCGTCGCCCGCTCGACCCCACAGCATTTCTGA
- a CDS encoding hybrid sensor histidine kinase/response regulator: MRYLLMLLFCLPLMASAVEFDEFTQSLPLGRSLQVFEDPSGQATIADVRAQDAAGQFKAHDKATLNAGYSRSAFWLKIDLHYRPSNPAAQRTWLLELAYPPLDHLDLYLADASGEYRLVRQTGDALPFASREIRQNNYLFDLPFKPNQQQTLYLRLASEGSIQAPVTLWSSTAYLEDQPVRLYVLGIIYGVLLGMLVYNLFIYLSVRDTSYLYYIFYIGSFGLYQLSVNGAAVEYFWPDNPWWANAATPFFIGCAGLFGSQFARSFLQTKTHSPWLDRLLIGLVAFSALVIGLSLMTSYALALRLATTLALTFTVVIFAAGILAWWRGLRVARYFIIAWSAFLLGGIVNTLMVLGLLPNVFLTMYASQIGSAIEVALLSLALADRINAMREQQAQTLFDAGQKLEVLNQQLAHSNKLKDEFLATLTHELRTPMNGVIGSLELMQTVDLDPELEQYQQTAAGSARDMMRMVNGILTLTELQAGKLKATPGSFSLRAVVEALRVQFEGNAASKSLDFKVDVLPTLPDRLLGDSAKLAQCLECLLDNAIKFTRVGGLALRVTGRPSTDNRMALSFAVIDTGIGFTDLGEATLYQRFFQLDGSMTREYGGLGVGLAICRQLVELLGGKLTHRSEPGRGSRFQLDVEFELPIIEAPADQPPRDCIRAPQDCTVLLVDDNSVNQLVMRGMLLKLGFRVRSADNGAAALDCLQRESFDAVLIDCQLPSHEGASLCCQIHALPGCAHLPVFMLALSADRQQCAPGVAIDYLPKPVKFEDLQAALQRRVLSC; this comes from the coding sequence ATGCGCTATTTGCTGATGTTGCTGTTCTGCTTGCCCCTCATGGCGAGCGCTGTCGAATTCGACGAATTCACCCAGAGCCTGCCGCTGGGCCGATCGCTGCAAGTGTTCGAAGACCCGAGCGGTCAAGCGACGATTGCCGACGTCCGTGCGCAAGATGCCGCCGGCCAGTTCAAAGCCCACGACAAAGCCACGCTCAACGCCGGTTACTCGCGATCGGCGTTCTGGCTGAAGATCGATCTGCATTACCGTCCGAGCAACCCGGCCGCACAGCGCACCTGGCTGCTGGAGCTGGCGTATCCGCCGCTTGATCACCTCGACCTGTACTTGGCTGACGCCAGCGGTGAATACCGTCTGGTGCGCCAGACCGGTGATGCCTTGCCGTTCGCCAGCCGCGAGATCCGCCAGAACAATTACCTGTTCGACCTGCCGTTCAAACCGAATCAACAACAGACGCTGTACCTGCGCCTGGCCAGCGAAGGCTCGATCCAGGCGCCGGTGACGTTGTGGTCGAGCACCGCGTACCTCGAAGACCAACCGGTGCGCCTGTATGTGCTCGGTATCATTTACGGCGTGCTGCTGGGGATGCTGGTCTACAACCTGTTCATCTACCTGAGCGTGCGCGACACCAGTTACCTCTATTACATCTTCTACATAGGCTCGTTCGGCCTTTATCAGTTGTCGGTAAACGGTGCGGCGGTCGAGTATTTCTGGCCGGACAACCCATGGTGGGCCAACGCTGCGACGCCGTTTTTCATCGGTTGCGCCGGACTGTTCGGCAGCCAGTTCGCCCGCAGTTTCCTGCAGACCAAGACCCACAGCCCTTGGCTGGACCGTTTGCTGATCGGCCTGGTTGCCTTCAGTGCGCTGGTGATCGGTCTGTCGCTGATGACCAGTTACGCCCTGGCCCTGCGCCTGGCGACCACACTGGCGCTGACCTTCACCGTGGTGATCTTCGCCGCCGGGATCCTCGCCTGGTGGCGCGGCTTGCGCGTGGCGCGTTATTTCATCATCGCCTGGTCGGCATTCCTGCTCGGCGGCATCGTCAACACGCTGATGGTGCTGGGCCTGCTGCCCAACGTGTTCCTGACCATGTACGCCAGCCAGATCGGCTCGGCGATCGAGGTCGCGCTGCTGTCGCTGGCGCTGGCCGATCGCATCAACGCCATGCGCGAACAACAGGCGCAGACCTTGTTCGACGCCGGGCAGAAACTTGAAGTGCTCAACCAGCAACTGGCTCACAGCAACAAGCTCAAGGATGAATTCCTCGCCACGCTGACCCACGAACTGCGCACGCCGATGAACGGCGTGATCGGTTCGCTGGAGCTGATGCAGACCGTCGACCTCGATCCCGAGCTTGAACAATATCAACAGACCGCCGCCGGTTCCGCCCGCGACATGATGCGCATGGTCAATGGCATCCTCACCCTGACTGAATTGCAGGCCGGCAAGCTCAAGGCCACGCCGGGCAGTTTCAGCCTGCGCGCAGTGGTCGAAGCGCTGCGCGTGCAGTTCGAGGGGAATGCGGCGAGCAAGTCGCTGGACTTCAAGGTCGACGTGCTGCCGACCCTGCCGGATCGCTTGCTCGGCGACAGCGCGAAACTGGCGCAGTGCCTGGAATGCCTGCTCGACAATGCGATCAAGTTCACCCGTGTCGGCGGCCTTGCGCTACGCGTTACCGGGCGGCCTTCGACGGATAACCGCATGGCGCTGTCGTTTGCGGTGATCGACACCGGCATCGGTTTCACCGATCTCGGCGAGGCCACCCTGTATCAGCGCTTCTTCCAGCTCGACGGTTCGATGACTCGCGAATACGGCGGCCTGGGGGTAGGTCTGGCGATTTGTCGGCAACTGGTCGAATTGCTCGGCGGCAAACTCACCCATCGCTCCGAACCGGGGCGCGGCAGCCGTTTCCAGCTCGATGTTGAATTCGAGCTGCCGATTATCGAAGCGCCCGCGGATCAGCCGCCCCGCGATTGCATTCGTGCGCCGCAGGATTGCACGGTGCTGTTGGTGGATGACAACAGCGTCAACCAACTGGTGATGCGCGGCATGTTGCTCAAGCTCGGTTTTCGCGTGCGCAGCGCTGACAACGGCGCCGCCGCGCTGGACTGCCTGCAACGGGAAAGCTTCGACGCGGTGCTGATCGATTGCCAGTTGCCCAGCCACGAAGGCGCATCGTTGTGCTGCCAGATCCATGCGTTGCCGGGCTGCGCGCACCTGCCGGTATTCATGTTGGCGTTGAGCGCTGACCGCCAGCAATGCGCCCCGGGCGTGGCCATCGACTATCTGCCCAAACCGGTGAAATTCGAGGATCTGCAGGCTGCGTTGCAGCGCCGCGTGCTCAGCTGCTGA
- a CDS encoding hydroxymethylpyrimidine/phosphomethylpyrimidine kinase, with translation MNIYSSRPVVLCLSGHDPSGGAGLQADIEALLAQGCHAAPAVTALTVQDTVNVTDFRVLDREWVLAQANAVLNDSEVAAVKLGMLGSLEMVDTVVELLSAHPHLPVVCDPVLRAGGGGRLGKDEVGYAMRERLLPLSIIATPNLPEARILAELPDGSADECAEKLLPFVKNLLITGGHGDETEIHNRVYSRDGLRETFICQRLPGSYHGSGCTLASALAGRLAQGEHLASAVRSALDYTWRTLRDAEQLGKGQFVPRRLPLDFCS, from the coding sequence ATGAATATCTACAGCTCCCGCCCCGTTGTCCTCTGTCTCTCCGGCCACGACCCCAGTGGTGGCGCCGGCTTGCAGGCAGATATCGAAGCCCTGCTCGCGCAGGGTTGCCATGCGGCTCCGGCCGTCACCGCCCTGACCGTGCAAGACACCGTCAACGTCACTGACTTCCGCGTTCTCGACCGCGAGTGGGTGCTGGCCCAGGCCAACGCCGTGCTTAACGACTCCGAAGTCGCGGCGGTGAAACTGGGCATGCTCGGTTCGCTGGAAATGGTCGACACCGTCGTCGAGCTGCTCTCGGCGCACCCGCACCTGCCGGTGGTCTGCGACCCGGTGCTGCGAGCCGGCGGCGGCGGACGCCTGGGCAAGGACGAGGTCGGCTACGCGATGCGCGAGCGTCTGCTGCCGCTGTCGATCATTGCCACGCCCAATCTTCCGGAAGCGCGCATCCTCGCCGAATTGCCTGACGGCAGCGCCGACGAATGCGCAGAAAAACTCCTGCCGTTCGTCAAGAACCTGCTGATCACCGGCGGCCACGGCGACGAAACTGAGATCCACAACCGCGTGTACAGCCGCGACGGTCTGCGCGAAACCTTTATCTGCCAGCGCCTGCCGGGCAGCTACCACGGCTCCGGTTGCACGCTGGCCAGCGCCCTCGCCGGTCGATTGGCCCAGGGCGAACATTTGGCCAGTGCCGTGCGCAGTGCGCTGGATTACACCTGGCGGACCCTGCGCGACGCCGAACAACTGGGCAAAGGCCAGTTCGTGCCGCGTCGCCTGCCGCTGGATTTCTGCTCGTAA
- the thiE gene encoding thiamine phosphate synthase, translating into MKLRGLYAITDSQLLAGKFLSYVEAALDGGVTLLQYRDKSSDEARRLREAEALRNLCERYKTQLIINDDAELAARLNVGVHLGQTDGPLSPTRALLGSKAIIGSTCHGQIALAEQAAKEGASYVAFGRFFNSTTKPGAPSCSLDLLDEAKRTLHLPICAIGGITLDNAAPLVEHGVDLLAVVHGLFGAESRAEVTRRARAFNELLKI; encoded by the coding sequence ATGAAACTCCGTGGCCTGTATGCCATCACCGACAGCCAGTTGCTGGCCGGCAAGTTTCTGTCTTACGTGGAGGCGGCGCTCGATGGCGGCGTCACCCTGCTGCAATACCGCGACAAGAGCAGCGACGAGGCCCGCCGTCTGCGCGAGGCCGAAGCGCTGCGCAATCTGTGCGAACGCTACAAAACGCAGTTGATCATCAACGACGACGCCGAACTGGCCGCGCGCCTCAACGTCGGCGTGCACCTCGGCCAGACCGACGGCCCGCTGTCGCCGACCCGCGCCCTGCTCGGTTCGAAAGCGATCATCGGTTCGACCTGCCACGGGCAGATCGCCCTGGCCGAACAAGCCGCCAAAGAAGGCGCGAGTTACGTCGCCTTCGGCCGCTTCTTCAATTCCACCACCAAACCCGGCGCGCCGAGTTGCAGCCTCGACTTGCTCGACGAAGCCAAACGCACGCTGCACTTGCCGATCTGCGCGATTGGCGGCATCACCCTCGATAACGCCGCGCCGCTGGTCGAGCACGGTGTCGATCTGCTCGCCGTGGTCCATGGCCTGTTCGGTGCCGAGAGCCGCGCCGAAGTGACCCGCCGCGCCCGCGCCTTCAACGAACTTCTGAAAATCTGA
- the hemL gene encoding glutamate-1-semialdehyde 2,1-aminomutase, protein MSRSETLFANAQKHIPGGVNSPVRAFKSVGGTPLFFKHAEGAYVTDEDDKRYVDYVGSWGPMILGHSHPDVLDAVRNQLQHGLSYGAPTSMETEMADLVCSLVPSMDMVRMVSSGTEATMSAIRLARGFTGRDSIIKFEGCYHGHSDSLLVKAGSGALTQGVPSSAGVPAAFAKHTLTLPFNDIDAVEAMLAEVGEDVACIIVEPVAGNMNCVPPAPGFLEGLRSLCDKHGVVLIFDEVMTGFRVALGGAQAHYGVTPDLTTFGKIIGGGMPVGCFGGKREIMQRIAPLGPVYQAGTLSGNPLAMAAGLTTLRLISRPGFHAELTDYTTRLLDGLQQRADAAGIPFVTTQAGGMFGLYFSGADDIVTFDDVMASDAALFGRFFHLMLEGGVYLAPSAFEAGFTSIAHGDAELQLTLDAAERAFAALK, encoded by the coding sequence ATGTCTCGTTCCGAAACCCTGTTTGCCAATGCTCAGAAACACATCCCCGGCGGCGTCAACTCGCCGGTGCGCGCGTTCAAGAGCGTCGGTGGCACACCGCTGTTCTTCAAACATGCCGAAGGTGCCTACGTCACCGACGAAGACGACAAGCGTTATGTCGATTACGTCGGTTCGTGGGGTCCGATGATCCTTGGCCACAGCCATCCGGACGTGCTCGACGCGGTGCGCAATCAACTGCAACACGGCCTGTCCTACGGCGCGCCGACATCGATGGAAACCGAGATGGCCGATCTGGTCTGCTCGCTGGTGCCGTCGATGGACATGGTGCGCATGGTCAGCTCCGGCACCGAAGCGACCATGAGCGCGATCCGTCTGGCCCGTGGTTTCACCGGTCGCGACAGCATCATCAAATTCGAAGGCTGCTACCACGGCCACTCCGATAGCCTGTTGGTCAAGGCCGGTTCCGGCGCATTGACCCAGGGAGTACCGAGCTCGGCCGGCGTGCCGGCAGCGTTTGCCAAACACACCCTGACCCTGCCGTTCAACGACATCGACGCGGTGGAAGCGATGCTCGCCGAAGTGGGCGAAGACGTGGCGTGCATCATCGTCGAGCCGGTCGCGGGCAACATGAATTGCGTGCCGCCAGCGCCGGGCTTTCTCGAAGGTCTGCGTTCGCTGTGCGACAAGCACGGCGTGGTGCTTATCTTCGACGAAGTGATGACCGGTTTCCGCGTCGCCCTCGGCGGTGCCCAGGCGCACTACGGCGTGACGCCGGACCTGACCACGTTCGGCAAGATCATCGGCGGCGGCATGCCGGTGGGCTGCTTCGGTGGCAAGCGCGAGATCATGCAGCGCATCGCCCCGCTCGGCCCGGTGTATCAGGCAGGTACGCTGTCGGGTAATCCGCTGGCAATGGCGGCCGGCCTGACGACCCTGCGCCTGATCAGCCGCCCGGGTTTCCACGCTGAGCTGACCGACTACACCACGCGCCTGCTTGATGGCCTGCAACAGCGCGCCGACGCAGCGGGCATTCCGTTCGTGACCACCCAGGCCGGCGGCATGTTCGGTCTGTACTTCAGCGGCGCCGACGACATCGTCACTTTCGACGACGTGATGGCCAGCGACGCGGCACTGTTCGGCCGCTTCTTCCACCTGATGCTTGAAGGGGGCGTGTACCTGGCACCAAGCGCCTTTGAAGCCGGTTTCACCTCGATCGCTCACGGCGACGCCGAGTTGCAACTGACGCTGGACGCTGCCGAGCGTGCCTTCGCCGCATTGAAATAA
- a CDS encoding tetratricopeptide repeat protein produces the protein MNRTGRTLALGCLLLLQPLLAHAQAGGNSLLIPAMGRCTLNTQPQDVTQALAACQKAADEGDAQAQYELGEFYYDGKNAPRDLNQALSYFEKASLQGHAQAQFKLGSMFFHGEGVQANNIQAYIVLKMAAVNGAEEALDTADEVSEKMSREDLETATQVLGQIFRKYLMELQSADGRTPFSPLP, from the coding sequence ATGAACCGCACCGGCCGCACCCTTGCATTGGGCTGCCTGTTGCTCCTTCAGCCCCTGCTCGCGCATGCACAAGCAGGCGGCAACTCGTTGTTGATCCCGGCGATGGGTCGTTGCACCCTCAATACTCAGCCGCAAGACGTCACGCAGGCACTGGCCGCCTGCCAGAAAGCGGCGGATGAAGGGGACGCGCAAGCGCAATACGAGTTGGGTGAGTTCTACTACGACGGCAAGAACGCGCCGCGCGACCTCAATCAAGCCCTGAGCTATTTCGAAAAGGCCTCGTTGCAAGGCCATGCCCAGGCGCAATTCAAGCTCGGCAGCATGTTCTTCCACGGCGAGGGCGTGCAGGCCAACAATATCCAGGCGTACATCGTGCTGAAGATGGCGGCGGTCAACGGTGCCGAAGAGGCGCTGGACACGGCCGACGAAGTCTCGGAAAAGATGTCCCGCGAAGATCTGGAAACCGCCACTCAGGTGCTCGGGCAGATTTTCCGCAAATACCTGATGGAACTGCAAAGCGCGGATGGGCGTACGCCGTTTTCGCCTCTTCCCTGA
- a CDS encoding DUF1820 family protein: MTKREAPIYKVIFLNQGQVFEMYAKQIYQSDLWGFLEVEEFVFGERTQMVVDPSEEKLKAQFEGVVRSFVPMHSIVRIDEVERLGTAKISEARGAVGNVMPFPMPMPEK, translated from the coding sequence ATGACCAAACGCGAAGCTCCAATCTACAAGGTGATTTTCCTCAACCAGGGCCAGGTGTTCGAAATGTACGCCAAGCAGATCTATCAAAGTGATCTGTGGGGTTTCCTGGAAGTTGAAGAATTCGTCTTTGGCGAGCGCACGCAAATGGTCGTCGATCCGAGCGAAGAAAAGCTCAAGGCGCAATTCGAAGGCGTGGTGCGCAGCTTTGTACCGATGCATTCGATTGTGCGCATCGACGAAGTGGAGCGCCTGGGCACGGCGAAAATCAGCGAAGCCCGCGGTGCGGTCGGCAATGTCATGCCGTTTCCGATGCCGATGCCTGAAAAGTAA
- the miaB gene encoding tRNA (N6-isopentenyl adenosine(37)-C2)-methylthiotransferase MiaB: protein MAKKLYIETHGCQMNEYDSSRMVDLLGEHQALEVTARAEDADVILLNTCSIRERAQDRVYSQLGRWRELKLANPEMVIAVGGCVASQEGAAIRDRAPYVDVVFGPQTLHRLPEMIDAARITKLPQVDVSFPEIEKFDHLPEPRIDGPSAYVSVMEGCSKYCTFCVVPYTRGEEVSRPFDDVIAEIIHLAEHGVREVTLLGQNVNGYRGQTHDGRLADLAELIRVVAAVDGIDRIRYTTSHPLEFSDSLIQAHAEVPELVKHLHLPVQSGSDRILAAMKRNHTALEYKSKLRKLRAAVPGICISSDFIVGFPGETEKDFEQTMKLIADVGFDFSYSFVYSQRPGTPAADLADDTPEELKKERLNALQHRLNQQGFEISRQMVGSIQRILVTDYSKKDPGELQGRTENNRIVNFRCDNPTLIGQFADVHIDAAQPHSLRGSLIQ, encoded by the coding sequence ATGGCCAAGAAGCTTTACATCGAAACCCACGGTTGCCAGATGAACGAGTACGACAGCTCGCGCATGGTCGATCTGCTGGGCGAACATCAGGCCCTGGAAGTCACCGCTCGCGCGGAAGACGCCGACGTGATTCTGCTCAACACCTGCTCGATCCGCGAACGCGCGCAAGACCGCGTGTATTCGCAGCTCGGCCGCTGGCGCGAACTGAAGCTGGCCAACCCGGAGATGGTCATCGCCGTCGGCGGTTGCGTGGCCAGTCAGGAAGGCGCGGCGATCCGCGATCGCGCTCCGTACGTCGACGTGGTGTTCGGCCCGCAGACCCTGCACCGTCTGCCGGAGATGATCGACGCAGCGCGCATTACCAAGCTGCCGCAAGTCGACGTCTCCTTCCCGGAAATCGAAAAATTCGACCACCTGCCCGAGCCGCGCATCGACGGTCCGAGCGCTTATGTGTCGGTGATGGAAGGTTGCAGCAAGTACTGCACGTTCTGCGTGGTGCCGTACACCCGAGGCGAAGAAGTCAGCCGGCCGTTCGATGACGTGATCGCGGAAATCATTCACCTCGCCGAACACGGCGTGCGTGAAGTGACCTTGCTCGGGCAGAACGTCAACGGCTATCGCGGCCAGACCCACGACGGTCGTCTGGCCGACCTGGCCGAGCTGATCCGCGTGGTCGCGGCCGTCGACGGCATCGACCGCATCCGCTACACCACCTCGCACCCGCTGGAGTTCTCCGACAGCCTGATCCAGGCCCACGCCGAAGTGCCGGAACTGGTCAAGCACCTGCACTTGCCAGTGCAGTCGGGCTCGGACCGGATTCTCGCGGCGATGAAGCGCAACCACACGGCGCTGGAGTACAAATCCAAGCTGCGCAAACTGCGCGCCGCCGTACCGGGGATCTGCATCAGTTCGGACTTCATCGTCGGTTTCCCTGGCGAGACCGAGAAAGATTTCGAGCAGACCATGAAGCTGATTGCCGATGTCGGTTTCGATTTCTCCTACTCGTTCGTCTATAGCCAGCGCCCGGGCACACCGGCCGCCGATCTGGCCGATGACACCCCGGAAGAACTGAAGAAAGAACGTCTGAACGCACTGCAACATCGCTTGAATCAGCAGGGCTTCGAGATCAGCCGACAAATGGTCGGCTCGATCCAGCGCATTCTGGTGACCGATTATTCGAAGAAAGACCCGGGCGAACTGCAGGGCCGTACCGAGAATAACCGTATCGTCAACTTCCGCTGCGACAATCCGACCCTGATCGGCCAGTTCGCCGATGTGCACATCGACGCCGCGCAACCGCACTCGCTGCGTGGTTCGCTGATTCAATAA